Part of the Candidatus Methylomirabilis tolerans genome is shown below.
ACGGATCAGGCCACTGGGACTTCCCCAAAGGGCACATCGAACCTGGCGAAGACGCACAGCAAACGGCCAGGCGTGAGTTGCAGGAGGAGACCGGAATCTCCGAGATCTGCCTTGTGGACGGCTACAAGCAGGCGCTCCGATATTTTTTCCGGCAGAAAGGAACCGGAATCTTCAAGACTGTCATCTATTTCCTCGCGGAAACGGATCAGTCCGAGGTCAACCTTTCCGATGAACATATCGGTTTCGACTGGCTTCCATATGACCTCGCTATGACACGGTTGACCTTTACGAACTCCCAGAAT
Proteins encoded:
- a CDS encoding NUDIX domain-containing protein codes for the protein MPREISAGVILFRRAPEPYYLLLHYGSGHWDFPKGHIEPGEDAQQTARRELQEETGISEICLVDGYKQALRYFFRQKGTGIFKTVIYFLAETDQSEVNLSDEHIGFDWLPYDLAMTRLTFTNSQNLLAKAQAHLQTTSSAIRGDQ